The window CCCAAATGGTCAGCTTAAGTACCCCCGCTTTCTGCCGGTATTTTAAAAAGCAAACCAATATGACTTTCACAGATTTTGTCAATAACTACAGGATCAATCAGGCTAAAATATTTCTATTAAAGGATTCTTCTGTAACAGAAGTTTGTTTTCAGGTAGGTTTTGAAAGTCTTTCCTATTTTAATAAACTGTTTAAACAGCATACGGGAGAGACCCCATCAGAATTCAAGAAAAAACATTTTAAGCCTATTGAGATCAATGGACGGATTGGTGTGATTAATAGGGAGTCTTCCTGTAATAAAGGGTTTTGATATGATCCCAAGATTTATATTTTATAAGCTTACCTGGCTGCTTTTATTTTCCCACAGATGACACGGATTTTCACAGATGTTTGGGAATAATTTTGATATCTGAATGTTATAAACCACCCCGTCAAAAATTCTTTGAATTTTTGACACCCTCCAGAGGAAGGGAATGATGGAGGTCATCCCTTATTGATTTTGGTTAAAATAGTTCGTATGTGCCGCCCTATTACCTATTACCTATTACCTATTACCTATTACCTATTACCTATTACCTATTCTATCAAAAAATAACCGCCCATTACTGAGCGGTCTTTATTTTAGTGAATATGTTTTTCTGCATGGTAAGAACTTCTTACAAGAGGAGAGCTTTCAACATGTCTGAAACCTAAACTTCTTGCAAAATCACCCAACTCATCAAATTCCTCAGGAGTAATAAATCTCTTTACAGGAAGATGTTTTTTAGTTGGCTGAAGGTATTGTCCAAGAGTGATAACATCCACATTAGCATTTCTGATGTCTTCAATGGTCTGGAAGACCTCATCTTTAGTTTCTCCTAAACCAAGCATTACCCCTGTTTTAGTTCTTCTTTGCCCAGCTTCTTTTAAATATCTTAAAACCTCAAGACTTCTTTCATATTTTGCCTGAATTCTCACTTCTCTGGTCAAACGTTTTACCGTTTCCATGTTGTGAGAGATCACTTCCGGAGCTACATCTACCAATCTGTCAATATGTTTGGTGATTCCCTGGAAGTCCGGAATTAATGTTTCCATTGTGGTCCCCGGAGAGATCCTTCTTACAGCATTTACTGTTTCTGCCCAAAGGATAGATCCCATATCCTTCAGATCATCACGGTCTACAGAAGTAAGAACGGCGTGTTTAATCTTCATTAATTTGATAGAACGGGCCACTTTTTCAGGTTCATCCCAGTTTACATCAAGCGGTTTTCCTGTTTTTACTCCACAGAATCCACAGCTTCTTGTACAGATATTTCCTAAAATCATGAACGTTGCCGTACCTTCTCCCCAGCACTCTCCCATATTGGGACAGCTTCCGCTTTGGCAAATAGTGTTTAATTTATATTTATCAACCAAGGTTCTCAATTCCCTGTAGTTCTTTCCGGTAGGAAGTTTTACACGAATCCACTTTGGTTTTTGAACGGTAGTATCTTGAACTAAATTTTCCATTTCTAAAATTGAAGTTCAAAGTTAAGGAATTTTTAATGGAAACCATCAACCAGAGAAATTGATGAAACTTATAATTCAAAATATCATTGTACATTTAGGCCTAAAACCTATCCCATGAAAAAATATTTTCTCCTTTTATCAATTACTTTCAGCACCTATTTTTTTGCTCAAAAACAGTTCCAGCCGGAAGGTTCCACTGTTCTTCAAACCGTAGATGGAGATTTGGATGGCGATAAAATTCCCGAAAAGGTAATTGTCTATAACACCAAAGATGCGGGTGACCTTGGTGAAATCCGGGAAATTCAAATCTTGAAAAAGGTTAATGGACAATGGATAATTCTTGAAAAATCAACCAATGCTATTCTCGATAGCGAATCCGGAGGTATCATGGGGGACCCCTATTCAGGAACCAGTATAGAAAAGGGAATTCTAATCATCAATCATTTTGGTGGCAGCAGCTGGAAGTGGCAGTATACTGATAAATACAGATTCCAGAATGGGCATTTTGAATTGATAGGCCATACTTCAAGTTCAGGAAGGCCGGGAGATTATATTCAAAATGTAGACTTTAACCTTTCTACAGGACAAATTAATTTCACAAACGAGGTTGATAACATTCAAGAATATGGTCCTTCCCAAAAGGAAACATACATTAAAAAAGGAATCAAGATCAACCTTCAGAACAGAAATGATAAAAGTATAAAAATTAAACTTCCTAAAACCAAGGCCGAAATTTTCATATAGTTTGTTACAAATGTTAAGAAGCGCAAAGACGCGAGTTTTCTTTTACAGGCCATAGAGAAGGCCCAAGGATTTTATCTATTGTATCTATGTAGTTCAAAAAACTTTCAAACCACATAGATACAATAGGATAAAAATATTCGGGAGCTCGTGGCAAAACTATCGTTTTCTATAACAATTTTAATTGTCTTCAAACTCATTATTTTTCAAGAGCTCAGCAAGTACTTTTTTAGCCCGCATCACACGAACTTTTGTATTGGCAACAGAAATTCCCAGTTCTTCGGCTATTTCCTTGATGCTCTTTTCTTCAAAAAATCGCAGCTTAATGATATCTTGATAATTGGCATCCAGAGATTCGATGGTTTTAATGATCTTCTTTTGCTCTTCTTCCGAAATCAATAGTTCTTCGGGAGATTTTGCATATTGATTTTTAACCTCATCCAGATTTTCAACGGCATCCTCGTTTTCACGGTTCTTTTTCCTCCAAAAATCAATGACGGTATTTTGAGCAATCGTCAGAATCCAGGTTTTAAACTGAAAATGTGGATCGAACATATCCAATTTCGATAATACTTTAGAAAAGACATTCACAGTGATCTCATCTGCATCATTTTCATCTTTCACTTTTTTCATTACAAAAGAGAAAACATCCACCCAAAAAACATTGATGAGTTTAGTCTGGGCCTTCTGGTCTTTATCTTTGGCCTTTTGAATGAGCAGGAATAGCTGTTCGTCGTTCATTAATAACAAATATAGATTATTTGGGTTGAAAATGCAAAGCGGAACCCTATCAATGGTGAATTTTGCTTCGTAATTGAATAGCCAGTCAGGAAAATACCCGTTTTATTTGTTATCTCAATGCTTTTTACCATTTCCCTCCTTCCTCTTTCAACTTTATACTTCTGAATTTATTATCTTTGCAACTTAAAATTTTAAAGAAAAAAATCAATGAATTCCTTTATAGAAGAACTGAATGGCGTGGTCTGTTTGCTGATATGATGCCTGGAACCGATGAACAACTGAATAAAGAGGTAACTACTGCATATATTGGTTTTGATCCAACGGCCGATTCTTTACATATCGGAAGTCTTATTCAGATAAAAATTTTAGCACACTTCCAGCAGCATGGCCACAAGCCGATTGCTTTAGTAGGTGGAGCTACAGG of the Chryseobacterium capnotolerans genome contains:
- a CDS encoding RNA polymerase sigma factor; translation: MNDEQLFLLIQKAKDKDQKAQTKLINVFWVDVFSFVMKKVKDENDADEITVNVFSKVLSKLDMFDPHFQFKTWILTIAQNTVIDFWRKKNRENEDAVENLDEVKNQYAKSPEELLISEEEQKKIIKTIESLDANYQDIIKLRFFEEKSIKEIAEELGISVANTKVRVMRAKKVLAELLKNNEFEDN
- the lipA gene encoding lipoyl synthase is translated as MENLVQDTTVQKPKWIRVKLPTGKNYRELRTLVDKYKLNTICQSGSCPNMGECWGEGTATFMILGNICTRSCGFCGVKTGKPLDVNWDEPEKVARSIKLMKIKHAVLTSVDRDDLKDMGSILWAETVNAVRRISPGTTMETLIPDFQGITKHIDRLVDVAPEVISHNMETVKRLTREVRIQAKYERSLEVLRYLKEAGQRRTKTGVMLGLGETKDEVFQTIEDIRNANVDVITLGQYLQPTKKHLPVKRFITPEEFDELGDFARSLGFRHVESSPLVRSSYHAEKHIH